One window of Chloroflexus aggregans DSM 9485 genomic DNA carries:
- a CDS encoding alpha/beta hydrolase family protein, with product MARSLRWLRRVRACHRLLWLTLLMITGCTPTARPEARPTPNLDPISAERREVVFSADDGVTLAGELTLPRHPNRPPLVVVIHHAGPVDRDAYGYLAELLVDRGYAVFRFDKRGTGASGGVYGCCEAEDALAAYRAAVAQPGIDPQRVFIVAQSIGTRYVAASFPEYVAAMPPCGVALLSNLLGPVDIIAIAAPIHVIVADSEPDRQRIGPDAVAAHNAHWSYGASLYIAEGAEHTLFDIRDGPIDWSNPNWVQRYHRGAMASLLNWLDEMNRSQCRT from the coding sequence ATGGCGCGATCATTGCGTTGGCTCCGCAGAGTGCGCGCTTGCCATAGACTGTTGTGGCTCACCCTACTAATGATTACCGGTTGCACACCGACAGCACGGCCAGAAGCACGACCAACGCCTAATCTCGACCCGATCAGCGCCGAACGCCGCGAGGTAGTCTTTAGCGCCGATGATGGTGTCACTCTTGCCGGTGAATTAACACTACCACGCCACCCCAACCGGCCACCCCTGGTAGTGGTCATTCACCATGCTGGGCCGGTTGATCGCGATGCGTATGGGTATCTTGCCGAACTACTGGTAGATCGCGGCTATGCCGTCTTCCGGTTCGACAAACGCGGCACGGGGGCAAGTGGTGGCGTGTATGGGTGTTGTGAAGCGGAGGATGCGCTGGCCGCCTATCGTGCGGCTGTCGCCCAACCCGGCATCGATCCGCAGCGGGTATTTATCGTGGCGCAGAGTATTGGAACGCGCTATGTCGCCGCATCATTCCCCGAGTATGTTGCCGCTATGCCACCTTGTGGGGTAGCACTGCTCTCTAACCTACTGGGTCCGGTTGACATTATCGCCATTGCAGCACCGATTCACGTCATTGTGGCCGATAGCGAACCTGATCGGCAACGAATTGGCCCTGATGCCGTCGCCGCACACAACGCGCACTGGTCATACGGTGCGAGCCTCTATATTGCGGAAGGAGCCGAACATACCCTCTTTGATATTCGTGATGGACCCATCGACTGGAGCAACCCTAACTGGGTGCAGCGCTACCATCGCGGGGCAATGGCGAGTTTGCTGAACTGGCTCGATGAGATGAACCGTTCGCAGTGCAGAACATAA